A single Triticum dicoccoides isolate Atlit2015 ecotype Zavitan chromosome 2A, WEW_v2.0, whole genome shotgun sequence DNA region contains:
- the LOC119353025 gene encoding uncharacterized protein LOC119353025, which yields MEPSRHRVPAAAALLVLVAVAAVVGRCGAQLPIPVRADGFLYGGKSAAPAWGDAVVVEAFFDPVCPDSRDAWPPLQRAAAHYGARRVAVVVHLFPLPYHSSAFMACRSIHTVHKLNASAVYPLLENFFKYQEGYYNMPTYTKTRAAVVAEIANNLVAPVIGEANLAAYRAGFNDSQSDQATRISFKFGCARGVTGTPYYFVNGIPLSDSGSPMDYNKWISTLDPLVGKM from the exons ATGGAGCCCAGCCGCCACcgtgtgccggcggcggcggcgctgctcgTGCTCGTGGCGGTGGCGGCCGTCGTCGGGCGCTGTGGCGCGCAGCTGCCGATCCCGGTTAGGGCGGACGGGTTCCTGTACGGCGGGAAGTCGGCCGCGCCGGCGTGGGGCGACGCGGTGGTCGTCGAGGCCTTCTTCGACCCCGTCTGCCCCGACAGCCGCGACGCCTGGCCGCCGCTGCAGAGGGCCGCCGCCCACTACGGCGCCCGCCGCGTAGCCGTCGTCGTCCACCTCTTCCCGCTCCC TTACCACAGCAgcgccttcatggcttgccggtcgATCCACACGGTGCACAAGCTAAATGCGTCAGCCGTGTATCCCCTGCTCGAAAACTTCTTCAAATACCAG GAGGGTTATTACAACATGCCGACATACACCAAAACAAGAGCAGCGGTGGTCGCCGAAATAGCTAACAACCTTGTCGCCCCTGTCATTGGTGAGGCCAACTTGGCAGCATACAGAGCGGGCTTCAACGACTCACAGTCAGATCAGGCCACAAGGATTTCCTTCAAG TTTGGTTGTGCACGAGGCGTCACCGGGACACCCTACTACTTTGTTAATGGCATACCACTCAGTGACTCTGGTTCTCCTATGGACTACAACAAGtggatatccacacttgatccgttggttggcaagatgtag